From Microlunatus capsulatus, a single genomic window includes:
- a CDS encoding Rieske (2Fe-2S) protein produces the protein MPERDPDLSPFEHGPTRRTVLRAAGLVALTGGGVGVLAACSSDAGVAAPAATGAAPSSAAPASSAPASPSPSASASSSAPAAPSGPSVAAADVPVGSGVILEDAKYVVTQPTKGEFKAFSSICTHQGCPVSEIQGDAILCNCHGSKFSIKDGSVLNPPASEPLAQASATVEGDTVVVQA, from the coding sequence ATGCCCGAGCGCGACCCCGACCTGAGCCCCTTCGAGCACGGCCCGACCCGCCGCACCGTCCTGCGCGCCGCCGGGCTGGTGGCCCTGACCGGGGGCGGCGTGGGCGTCCTCGCCGCCTGCTCCTCCGACGCGGGGGTGGCGGCACCGGCCGCGACCGGCGCGGCCCCGTCCTCGGCCGCCCCCGCCTCCTCCGCCCCCGCCTCGCCGTCCCCCTCGGCGTCCGCCTCCTCCTCGGCGCCGGCGGCGCCCTCCGGCCCCAGCGTCGCGGCCGCCGACGTGCCGGTGGGCAGCGGCGTCATCCTCGAGGACGCGAAGTACGTGGTCACCCAGCCCACCAAGGGCGAGTTCAAGGCGTTCAGCAGCATCTGCACCCACCAGGGCTGCCCCGTCTCCGAGATCCAGGGCGACGCCATCCTCTGCAACTGCCACGGCAGCAAGTTCTCGATCAAGGACGGCTCCGTGCTGAACCCGCCCGCCAGCGAGCCGCTGGCCCAGGCGTCGGCCACGGTCGAGGGCGACACCGTCGTCGTCCAGGCCTGA